A region from the Sphingomonas brevis genome encodes:
- a CDS encoding aldehyde dehydrogenase family protein → MNELPRVTYSNTGEDFSGVHAHLDAIIPDVEARLLGKLRLAHIGGRDRGEGPSVEARSPIDRDILLGEFPIAGAALVDEAVAAARAAYPSWRRLGWQRRVAILRAGADLIDRNKWDISVACLIEVGKSRLEAVGEVEEAIDLIRHYCDEMERAGGFHEDRPGASSAERCAVELRPYGVFGVIAPFNFPVALSLGMMSAALIAGNTVLFKPSDAAGLTGRLVVEALISGGLPDGVLNLVYGRRDTGEAMVGHPGIDGFAFTGSNAVGMTIMRAAASSPAMRPVLAEMGGKNPAFITPSANLAVAASGVARSAFGLSGQKCSALSKVYVERGTTGAFLDALVEVTDKLAVGDPRRAEIFMGPVINEKSMERFTIACTEAASAGSILIGGTRLGGGQFDRGPYAAPTVVTGLPRDHRINRDELFLPFLSVLEYDHLDEALADANGSAFGLTAGIYTRDKAELDHFIDTIEAGVLYANRASGATTGAWPGFQTFCGWKGSGTSGKGGLGSWYVPQFMREQSHTLFGTL, encoded by the coding sequence ATGAACGAGCTTCCGCGCGTTACCTATTCGAACACCGGCGAGGATTTTTCGGGCGTTCATGCGCATCTTGATGCGATTATCCCGGACGTCGAAGCGCGGTTGCTGGGCAAGCTGCGGCTGGCACATATCGGCGGCCGCGACCGCGGCGAGGGACCGTCGGTCGAAGCGCGAAGCCCGATCGACCGCGACATTCTGCTCGGTGAATTCCCAATCGCCGGGGCGGCCCTGGTCGACGAGGCGGTAGCGGCAGCCCGCGCCGCCTATCCGTCTTGGCGCCGGCTTGGCTGGCAGCGCCGAGTGGCGATCCTCCGCGCCGGTGCGGACCTAATAGACCGTAACAAATGGGACATTTCCGTCGCCTGTCTGATCGAGGTCGGCAAGTCGCGCCTCGAAGCAGTGGGCGAGGTGGAAGAGGCCATCGACCTTATTCGCCATTATTGCGACGAGATGGAGCGTGCCGGCGGGTTCCACGAGGATCGGCCGGGCGCTTCATCCGCCGAACGCTGCGCGGTGGAGCTACGGCCCTATGGCGTGTTCGGAGTCATCGCTCCGTTCAATTTTCCGGTCGCGCTCTCGCTCGGAATGATGTCCGCTGCGCTAATCGCCGGCAACACCGTCCTGTTCAAGCCAAGCGATGCCGCGGGACTGACCGGGCGGCTGGTCGTCGAGGCGCTTATATCCGGCGGGCTTCCCGACGGCGTCCTGAATCTGGTGTACGGCCGCCGCGACACGGGCGAGGCAATGGTGGGCCACCCAGGGATCGACGGCTTTGCCTTCACCGGCTCCAATGCCGTCGGAATGACCATCATGCGCGCGGCAGCTTCGTCGCCGGCGATGCGCCCGGTGCTTGCTGAAATGGGTGGCAAGAACCCCGCCTTCATCACGCCCAGCGCCAACCTGGCTGTCGCGGCGAGCGGAGTGGCCCGGTCGGCATTCGGTTTGTCGGGACAGAAATGCAGCGCACTGTCGAAAGTCTATGTGGAGCGCGGGACGACTGGCGCATTCCTCGATGCGCTGGTCGAAGTCACGGACAAGCTGGCGGTGGGTGACCCGCGGCGCGCGGAAATATTCATGGGCCCGGTGATCAACGAAAAGTCGATGGAACGCTTCACTATCGCATGCACGGAGGCTGCGTCGGCGGGCAGCATACTGATCGGCGGGACAAGGCTTGGAGGCGGTCAGTTCGATCGCGGTCCCTACGCCGCGCCGACAGTCGTTACCGGCCTGCCGAGGGACCATCGCATCAATCGCGACGAATTGTTCCTGCCGTTCCTGAGCGTGCTTGAATATGACCATCTTGATGAGGCGCTGGCCGACGCCAATGGCAGCGCCTTCGGCCTGACCGCCGGCATCTATACGCGGGACAAGGCGGAGCTCGATCACTTCATCGACACGATCGAGGCCGGCGTGCTTTACGCCAACCGCGCCAGCGGTGCGACGACCGGTGCCTGGCCAGGCTTCCAGACCTTTTGCGGCTGGAAGGGATCGGGAACGTCCGGCAAGGGCGGGCTGGGGAGCTGGTATGTCCCCCAGTTCATGCGCGAGCAGAGTCACACCTTGTTCGGGACGCTGTGA
- a CDS encoding P1 family peptidase gives MRALALLLLLASAQVDARARDLGVPFEGKPGPLNAITDIAGVEVGQVTLIKGEGPLTVGKGPIRSGVTVIFPRGRNNLKPVYGGYFNLNGNGEMTGLAYLQDFGVISGPIGITSTNAVGHVYAGIQEWAVRHTGEVVYPVVAETWDGWQSDIDGFHVRPETAAIALDAAKSGPVDEGVVGGGTGMHCFSFKGGIGTSSRAISAGGKPYTVGVLVQCNTGDRKVLRIAGVPVGQEFTNSWLPCYDPKQSRPDQLPKCGKGGKALPDQGSIIIVVGTDAPLMPLQLQRVAKRAALGLARLGSYSGTSSGDIILAFSTKPEAVNAPDQKLPSPITPLADTEVNAVFEATVQATEEAIVNALSAAHTSTGADGYTMFGLPHDELRSILKRYNRLEGAAK, from the coding sequence TTGAGGGCGCTCGCGCTGCTGCTGCTCCTTGCGTCGGCGCAGGTCGACGCAAGGGCGCGGGACCTTGGCGTGCCGTTTGAAGGAAAGCCCGGACCGCTTAACGCAATCACCGACATTGCCGGTGTCGAGGTAGGGCAGGTGACGCTGATCAAGGGCGAAGGACCGCTGACCGTCGGCAAGGGTCCAATACGGTCTGGAGTCACGGTCATCTTCCCGCGAGGCCGCAACAATCTAAAACCGGTCTATGGGGGTTACTTCAACCTCAACGGCAATGGGGAGATGACGGGCCTCGCCTACTTGCAGGATTTCGGCGTGATCAGCGGACCGATTGGCATCACGAGCACCAACGCGGTCGGTCACGTTTATGCTGGCATTCAGGAATGGGCCGTCCGGCATACCGGGGAGGTGGTTTACCCAGTCGTCGCTGAGACGTGGGATGGGTGGCAAAGCGACATCGACGGTTTTCATGTCCGTCCCGAAACAGCGGCAATCGCGCTGGACGCCGCAAAGAGCGGGCCGGTTGATGAAGGAGTGGTCGGCGGCGGGACCGGAATGCATTGCTTCAGCTTCAAGGGGGGCATCGGTACTTCGTCCCGGGCGATCTCAGCGGGCGGGAAGCCATATACGGTTGGCGTACTGGTCCAATGCAACACCGGGGACCGCAAGGTATTGCGAATAGCCGGCGTGCCGGTCGGGCAGGAATTCACGAACAGCTGGCTACCTTGTTACGACCCTAAACAATCAAGACCGGATCAGCTCCCCAAATGCGGCAAGGGGGGCAAGGCGCTACCGGACCAAGGCTCGATCATCATCGTCGTCGGCACTGATGCGCCACTGATGCCTCTGCAACTGCAGCGTGTCGCCAAGCGCGCAGCTCTCGGCCTCGCCCGGCTGGGTTCCTATTCGGGAACGAGCTCGGGTGACATCATCCTCGCTTTCTCGACAAAGCCCGAAGCGGTCAACGCTCCCGATCAGAAGTTGCCCTCGCCGATTACGCCATTGGCCGATACCGAGGTGAATGCGGTATTCGAAGCGACGGTGCAGGCGACGGAGGAAGCCATCGTCAATGCGCTTAGCGCGGCCCACACATCGACGGGCGCAGACGGATACACAATGTTCGGCCTTCCGCACGACGAGCTGCGGTCGATCCTGAAGCGCTACAACCGCCTGGAAGGCGCAGCAAAATGA
- a CDS encoding FAD-dependent oxidoreductase encodes MNRDPRYDILFEPVRIGPVTARNRFYQVPHCTGIGWTQPETLARLRGIKAEGGWAVVATEETEIHPTADCEPFHEGRLWDDRDIPAMALMADAVHEHGALAAIEIMHHGASVANWGTRLAPIGPSHRPIIYGYPVQARAVDKQDIRDLRRWHREAALRAKRAGFDIVYVYATHDLSIAQQFLERRKNDRTDEYGGSLENRARLLRELIEDTKDAVGDRCAVAVRFCADELMGDAGLTHDGEARDVVEMLAELPDLWDINISNWPNDSQTSRFAKEGFQEEYTRWVKQVTSKPVVGVGRFTSPDTMVSQIRRGILDFIGAARPSIADPFLPKKIEEGRIDEIRECIGCNMCVSSDYTQTNLRCTQNPTMGEEWRRGWHPEIIAPKKSDGSVLVVGAGPAGLEAALSAARRGFEVHLAEAGNELGGRVIRESRLPGLAEWVRVRDWRVTQLERMANVSVYRDSKLEAEHVLEFGARHVAVATGSTWRKDGVGRDSGFPVPGFDADNIYTPDDVMSGRDPDAGPVIIWDDDHYYMGGVLAELCRHAGHEVTIVTPAAMVSAWTVNTLESLPIAKRIARMGITVLPYTSVRSFGGGKALLANGLTGAETEVAAGALVTVTARLPSDGLYLDLQQVQNRWGDAGIATVTRIGDCWAPSTIQQAVYTGHKWARELDEAPEELLPRELPMIESGRVKVPS; translated from the coding sequence ATGAACCGCGACCCGCGATACGATATTCTCTTCGAGCCGGTGCGGATCGGACCGGTGACTGCGCGCAACCGCTTCTACCAGGTGCCGCACTGCACCGGCATCGGCTGGACCCAGCCAGAAACCCTTGCGCGGCTGCGCGGGATCAAGGCCGAAGGCGGCTGGGCGGTCGTTGCCACGGAGGAGACGGAGATACACCCGACCGCCGATTGCGAGCCGTTCCACGAAGGCCGCCTGTGGGACGATCGCGATATTCCGGCAATGGCGCTGATGGCCGACGCGGTGCACGAACATGGCGCGCTGGCCGCGATCGAGATCATGCATCACGGTGCGTCGGTCGCGAACTGGGGAACCCGGCTTGCACCGATCGGGCCGTCGCACCGGCCGATCATCTACGGCTATCCGGTGCAGGCGCGCGCCGTCGACAAGCAGGACATTCGCGACCTCAGGCGCTGGCACCGGGAAGCCGCGCTCCGCGCCAAGCGAGCCGGGTTCGACATCGTCTATGTCTACGCCACCCACGACCTGTCGATCGCCCAGCAATTTCTGGAGCGGCGGAAGAATGACCGGACCGACGAATATGGCGGCAGCCTCGAAAACCGGGCTCGGTTGCTTCGCGAACTGATCGAGGACACCAAGGACGCCGTTGGCGATCGCTGCGCCGTGGCCGTACGGTTTTGCGCGGACGAATTGATGGGCGATGCCGGGCTGACCCACGACGGGGAGGCGCGAGACGTGGTCGAAATGCTCGCCGAGCTGCCGGATCTCTGGGACATCAACATTTCCAACTGGCCCAATGACAGCCAGACATCACGGTTCGCGAAGGAGGGATTCCAGGAGGAATATACCCGCTGGGTGAAGCAGGTGACGAGCAAGCCGGTGGTCGGGGTTGGCCGCTTCACTTCGCCCGATACGATGGTGTCGCAGATCCGGCGGGGCATTCTCGATTTCATCGGCGCGGCGCGGCCGTCGATCGCCGACCCGTTCCTGCCCAAGAAGATCGAGGAAGGGCGGATCGACGAAATTCGCGAATGCATCGGCTGCAACATGTGCGTGTCGAGCGACTATACGCAGACCAACCTCAGGTGCACGCAGAACCCGACCATGGGCGAGGAATGGCGCCGCGGCTGGCATCCCGAAATCATAGCGCCCAAGAAATCGGACGGATCGGTGTTGGTCGTCGGCGCAGGACCGGCAGGGTTGGAAGCGGCGCTGTCGGCCGCGCGGCGCGGCTTTGAGGTTCATCTGGCGGAGGCTGGCAACGAACTCGGCGGACGCGTCATTCGGGAAAGCCGGCTCCCTGGCCTCGCCGAATGGGTCCGGGTGCGCGACTGGCGGGTCACCCAGCTGGAGCGGATGGCGAATGTCTCCGTCTATCGCGACAGCAAGCTCGAGGCCGAGCATGTGCTCGAATTTGGTGCGCGGCACGTCGCAGTGGCGACAGGCTCGACCTGGCGAAAGGATGGCGTCGGCCGCGATAGCGGATTCCCGGTGCCGGGCTTTGACGCTGACAACATCTACACACCTGACGATGTCATGTCGGGACGCGACCCTGACGCCGGCCCGGTGATCATCTGGGATGACGATCATTATTACATGGGGGGCGTCCTGGCGGAGCTGTGCCGCCATGCCGGGCATGAGGTCACCATCGTGACGCCGGCGGCGATGGTGTCCGCCTGGACCGTCAACACGCTTGAATCGCTGCCGATCGCCAAGCGGATCGCGCGGATGGGAATAACGGTGCTGCCCTACACCAGTGTGCGGAGCTTCGGCGGCGGCAAGGCGCTGCTGGCCAACGGATTGACCGGGGCGGAGACAGAAGTTGCCGCGGGAGCGCTGGTGACCGTCACGGCGCGCCTGCCGTCCGACGGCCTCTATCTCGACCTGCAACAGGTGCAGAATCGTTGGGGCGATGCGGGTATCGCGACAGTCACTCGCATCGGCGACTGCTGGGCGCCGAGCACGATCCAGCAGGCGGTTTACACCGGCCATAAATGGGCGCGCGAGCTGGATGAAGCCCCCGAAGAACTGCTGCCGCGCGAATTGCCGATGATTGAATCCGGCCGCGTGAAGGTGCCGAGTTGA
- a CDS encoding aspartate aminotransferase family protein, translating into MEAEHVFHRSTEARPPLAVRGEGIYVIDDRGGRYVDACGGAAVSCLGHGHPAVVAAMAEQARRLEYVHTGFFTTEAAEELAADIAGQCPGTLDRVWFTGSGSEAIEAALKLARQYYLERGDSGRSKVIARRLSYHGNTLGALAAGGSAWRRKPYEPLLIDVSLVDPCFEYRFAEPGESAEAYGERAANRLEQEILEIGPDRVMAFVAETVVGATAGAVPPVPDYLRRIREICDRHGMLLILDEVMCGSGRTGTFLSCEQDGVVPDIVTLGKGLGAGYEPIAAAVCSSEVYDAVATGSGALKHGQTYNAHVIGCAAALAVQRVIREERLLPRVRQSGERLMDLLGQSFGQHSNVGDIRGRGLLIALELVADRATKAPFDAALAIHQRAKAEAFARGLLIYPSGGTVDGRSGDHILLAPPYNVSDGELDMIVDLLGQTIDAVLPS; encoded by the coding sequence ATGGAGGCCGAGCACGTCTTTCACCGATCAACCGAGGCGCGGCCGCCGCTGGCCGTCCGCGGTGAAGGCATCTACGTGATCGACGATCGCGGTGGGCGCTATGTCGACGCTTGCGGGGGCGCCGCGGTTTCATGCCTCGGCCATGGCCATCCCGCAGTGGTCGCGGCAATGGCTGAGCAGGCTCGCCGCCTGGAATATGTTCATACCGGATTCTTCACCACGGAAGCCGCGGAGGAGCTGGCGGCCGACATAGCCGGCCAATGTCCCGGAACGCTCGACCGCGTCTGGTTCACCGGAAGCGGTTCCGAAGCGATCGAAGCCGCGCTGAAGCTCGCGCGCCAATATTATCTTGAGCGCGGCGACAGCGGACGGAGCAAGGTAATTGCACGCCGCCTCAGCTATCATGGCAATACGCTCGGCGCGCTGGCAGCCGGCGGCAGCGCCTGGCGGCGCAAGCCCTACGAACCGCTGTTGATCGACGTTTCGCTGGTCGATCCCTGCTTCGAATATCGGTTTGCCGAGCCGGGCGAGAGTGCGGAAGCCTATGGCGAGCGGGCGGCAAACAGGCTTGAGCAGGAAATCCTGGAAATTGGCCCGGACAGGGTGATGGCCTTTGTCGCCGAGACGGTGGTTGGCGCGACTGCCGGGGCGGTTCCGCCCGTGCCGGACTATCTCAGGCGCATCCGCGAGATCTGCGACCGCCACGGTATGCTCCTCATCCTTGACGAGGTCATGTGCGGCTCGGGGCGCACTGGCACTTTCCTGTCTTGCGAACAGGATGGCGTCGTTCCCGACATCGTCACCTTGGGGAAGGGGTTAGGGGCCGGCTACGAGCCGATAGCAGCGGCAGTCTGCAGCAGCGAAGTGTATGACGCGGTCGCAACTGGATCGGGCGCACTCAAGCACGGCCAAACCTATAATGCTCATGTCATAGGCTGCGCGGCCGCGCTCGCGGTGCAAAGGGTTATTCGCGAAGAGCGGCTGCTGCCGCGGGTAAGGCAATCGGGAGAGCGGCTCATGGATTTGCTCGGCCAGAGCTTCGGCCAGCATAGCAATGTCGGCGACATTCGTGGGCGGGGCCTGCTCATTGCGCTGGAACTGGTTGCCGATCGCGCGACCAAGGCGCCGTTCGATGCCGCGCTCGCCATTCACCAGCGCGCGAAAGCCGAGGCATTCGCACGCGGTCTGCTGATCTATCCAAGTGGCGGCACGGTCGACGGCCGGTCAGGCGACCACATCCTGCTGGCGCCGCCCTACAATGTCAGCGACGGCGAACTCGACATGATCGTTGACTTGCTGGGGCAGACGATTGACGCGGTGCTGCCGTCATGA
- a CDS encoding APC family permease, with product MGSQAQQPAEKGSALHRVLGLAFGLAIGFGGVVGGGLLKTSGSVAALTPEPWLIVALWAACSLHSFLGANVVAEVMTALPRDGGLFVTARRAFGDFGGLVVGWADAAQTCAAIAAVTILFATFAGMIVPALIPYGVALAIGVQVLLLGVNLLGIREGSAVQQATALLKAIMLAAIVMTLLMAAGTGAMKAPAPGAMNLVGAITAYLLIYGVYSGWAYPGYFGDESKSGGREIPKAIFGSIAAASFVYIGFNLGLVAALDIPTLAHSDFPAAEVVGRVIGADGRLILVAIAMLVVFSSANAYILIAPRIIYGLGRDGLFFKWSAHVNRGGTPDWSTILAVAASIAMTMSGSFETVFLLMGAMTLFTFVVTDIAYFVLRHREPDLERPYRARGHPYLPILLLAIDGTLFAAYLWSDPVGGMAMLAMIAIAIPISGLIHFQKRRKQATA from the coding sequence ATGGGGTCGCAAGCTCAGCAACCGGCGGAGAAAGGCTCGGCGCTTCATCGTGTCCTGGGCCTGGCATTCGGGCTGGCGATCGGTTTCGGCGGTGTTGTCGGCGGCGGCCTGCTCAAGACTTCAGGTAGCGTAGCCGCTTTGACGCCCGAACCCTGGCTGATTGTCGCGCTTTGGGCCGCCTGCAGCCTTCACTCATTCCTCGGCGCCAATGTCGTCGCGGAGGTAATGACGGCGCTACCCAGGGATGGTGGGCTGTTCGTTACTGCCCGTCGCGCTTTCGGCGACTTTGGCGGCCTGGTCGTCGGTTGGGCGGATGCCGCCCAAACCTGCGCGGCCATCGCTGCCGTAACGATCCTCTTCGCCACCTTCGCGGGGATGATCGTCCCGGCCCTTATTCCCTATGGCGTCGCACTCGCGATTGGCGTCCAGGTCTTACTCCTTGGCGTCAACCTGCTGGGCATTCGTGAAGGCAGCGCCGTCCAGCAGGCGACGGCTCTGCTGAAGGCCATCATGCTTGCGGCGATCGTTATGACCTTGCTGATGGCCGCCGGCACCGGAGCCATGAAAGCGCCGGCGCCTGGCGCGATGAACCTCGTCGGTGCGATCACGGCATATCTGTTGATATACGGCGTCTACAGCGGCTGGGCCTATCCCGGCTATTTCGGCGACGAAAGCAAGAGCGGCGGTCGGGAGATTCCCAAAGCCATATTCGGATCGATCGCCGCAGCCTCATTCGTCTATATCGGCTTCAACCTCGGGCTGGTGGCGGCACTCGATATCCCGACATTGGCTCATTCGGATTTCCCGGCCGCCGAGGTCGTGGGCCGAGTCATCGGAGCGGACGGCAGGCTGATCCTGGTAGCGATCGCCATGCTGGTCGTGTTCAGCAGCGCCAACGCCTACATCCTGATCGCGCCGAGGATCATTTACGGGCTGGGGCGCGACGGCTTGTTTTTCAAATGGTCGGCGCATGTAAACCGGGGCGGAACGCCAGACTGGTCGACGATCCTTGCCGTGGCTGCATCAATTGCCATGACCATGTCGGGAAGTTTCGAAACCGTATTCCTGCTGATGGGGGCGATGACGCTGTTCACCTTCGTCGTCACCGACATCGCTTATTTCGTGCTTCGGCATCGCGAGCCGGACCTGGAAAGGCCGTATCGGGCGCGGGGGCATCCCTACCTGCCGATCTTGCTGCTGGCGATCGATGGCACCTTGTTTGCGGCGTACCTCTGGTCCGATCCGGTCGGGGGCATGGCGATGCTTGCGATGATTGCCATCGCCATCCCGATCAGCGGACTGATTCACTTCCAGAAAAGGCGGAAACAAGCGACCGCTTGA
- a CDS encoding N-acyl-D-amino-acid deacylase family protein → MAWRTGVALSALAAAILPGSSALGAEQESYDLLIRNGTIYDGSGAVPFRGEVAIRGGKIVAVGQSLPGAAKQVVDAKGLAVAPGFINMLSWATESLLVDGLGQSDLRQGVTLEVMGEGWSMGPLNDRMKKEAVEQQGDFKYPIEWTTLGEYLSLLERRGTTMNVASYVGATTVRQHELGDGDVDPNPEQLKRMRALVRQAMEEGALGVGTSLIYPPASFAETDELVALTTEAAQCGGNYISHMRSEGDRLLESIDELIEISRRSGAPAEIYHLKQVGRANWGKIDAAIAKVEAARAAGLKISADMYTYTAGGTGLAASMPPWVQDGGVDAMLGRLKDPATVERIKKEMLRPGSNWENLYLHAGPDGVLLASMTEPSLKPLMGKTVAEVAKERGVTPEQAVIDLVLADKGRSSAIYFLMNEDNVRRQAALPWVSFGSDAEAAAPEGVFLKSSTHPRAYGNFARFLGKYVRDEKVAPLAEAVRRLSALPASNLGLRDRGQLKAGMVADVVLFDPATIADHSTFANPMQFATGVRDVFVNGVQVLKDGTPTGAKPGRFVKGAGWTGWPDGGACRKSS, encoded by the coding sequence ATGGCATGGCGTACTGGAGTTGCATTGTCCGCACTGGCGGCAGCGATCTTGCCGGGCAGCTCGGCGCTTGGGGCGGAGCAGGAGTCCTATGACCTGCTGATCCGCAACGGCACCATCTATGATGGCAGCGGCGCGGTACCGTTTCGCGGCGAGGTAGCGATCCGCGGCGGCAAGATCGTCGCGGTTGGGCAGTCCTTGCCGGGGGCCGCCAAGCAGGTGGTCGACGCCAAGGGCCTGGCCGTCGCGCCGGGGTTCATCAACATGCTTAGCTGGGCCACCGAATCCCTGCTCGTCGATGGGCTTGGCCAAAGCGATCTTCGGCAGGGCGTCACCCTCGAGGTGATGGGCGAGGGCTGGTCGATGGGCCCGCTCAACGACCGGATGAAGAAGGAAGCCGTCGAACAGCAGGGCGATTTCAAATATCCGATCGAATGGACCACGCTGGGCGAATATCTGAGCCTCCTTGAACGCCGGGGCACGACGATGAACGTGGCGTCCTACGTCGGCGCCACCACCGTCAGGCAGCATGAACTGGGCGACGGCGACGTCGACCCCAATCCGGAGCAGCTGAAGCGCATGAGGGCGCTCGTGCGGCAGGCGATGGAGGAAGGAGCGCTCGGCGTCGGCACGTCCCTAATCTATCCGCCGGCGAGCTTCGCCGAGACGGACGAGCTGGTCGCCCTGACCACTGAAGCCGCCCAATGCGGCGGAAATTACATCAGCCACATGCGATCCGAAGGCGATCGCCTTCTGGAAAGCATCGACGAGCTGATCGAGATTTCGCGCCGTTCGGGCGCGCCGGCCGAAATCTATCACCTGAAACAGGTCGGCCGCGCCAATTGGGGCAAGATCGACGCCGCGATCGCGAAAGTCGAAGCGGCGCGGGCAGCCGGGCTCAAGATCAGCGCCGACATGTACACCTATACGGCCGGCGGTACCGGGCTGGCTGCATCCATGCCGCCCTGGGTCCAGGATGGCGGCGTCGATGCCATGCTTGGACGGCTCAAGGATCCGGCGACGGTAGAACGCATCAAGAAGGAAATGCTCCGGCCCGGTTCCAATTGGGAAAATCTCTATCTCCATGCGGGACCGGACGGTGTCCTTCTCGCCAGCATGACCGAGCCGTCCCTGAAGCCGCTGATGGGGAAGACCGTAGCCGAAGTGGCAAAGGAGCGGGGCGTGACCCCGGAACAGGCGGTGATCGACCTGGTGCTGGCCGACAAGGGCCGGTCGAGCGCCATCTACTTCCTGATGAACGAGGATAATGTCAGGCGGCAGGCCGCACTTCCATGGGTCAGCTTCGGATCGGATGCCGAGGCAGCGGCGCCTGAAGGCGTGTTCCTGAAATCGAGCACGCATCCGCGCGCCTATGGCAATTTCGCGCGGTTCCTCGGCAAATATGTCCGTGACGAGAAAGTCGCGCCGCTGGCCGAGGCCGTACGACGCCTTTCGGCGCTACCGGCGAGCAATCTTGGATTGCGCGACCGGGGACAGCTGAAAGCCGGGATGGTTGCCGATGTCGTCCTGTTCGATCCGGCGACGATCGCCGATCATTCGACTTTCGCCAATCCAATGCAGTTCGCGACTGGTGTCCGAGATGTATTCGTCAACGGCGTCCAGGTTCTTAAAGACGGCACCCCAACCGGCGCAAAACCCGGCCGGTTCGTGAAGGGGGCCGGATGGACCGGCTGGCCCGATGGCGGGGCGTGCCGCAAGTCGAGCTAG
- a CDS encoding serine hydrolase has protein sequence MKSRLSVALIALAASCPSFAAPPANFDQRVEQLRRASETPGMAIAIVENGQTVLARGYGVRKIGTTDPVDADTIFMTGSTGKAVTVAALATLVDAGKLGWDDRVVDRLPGFQMYDSWVTREMTVRDLLTHRSGLGLGAGDLMFVPRSKRTRAQMLEGLKHIKPATSFRSGYAYDNILYTVAGALIEAVSGQSYESYVRDHVYKPAGLLTATSDEPGRLGTVNRAYPHGRINGPVRGLGDLQLLDETDQLGAASTPAGLLAMSANDLAKWLKIQLSHGKTENGGQLFSEASSAAMWNPETIEPIGPVPPGFEATKPMFRAYALGWEVSEYGGAKIISHSGGVFGFITMVVLIPEKNVGFAITLNAEESAVRRGLTNELIDHYLGRPFADWPAKYKGLITTMLTNAKAAVETKAAAPAKVGPSLSLDRYAGQFKDPWYGKITVSQGKSGLGINFDETPRMSGPLVHYQYDTFIARFEDKGIEPAYVTFGIDPEGKVDRITMKPVSPTADFSFDYQDLNFTPVASR, from the coding sequence ATGAAATCCCGCCTTTCCGTTGCCCTGATCGCGCTGGCAGCAAGCTGCCCGTCGTTCGCCGCTCCGCCGGCCAATTTCGACCAGCGGGTCGAACAGCTTCGTCGTGCGTCGGAGACTCCGGGCATGGCCATCGCCATTGTCGAAAATGGCCAGACGGTCCTGGCTCGCGGCTACGGCGTCCGCAAGATCGGCACCACCGACCCTGTCGACGCCGACACGATTTTCATGACCGGCTCGACCGGCAAGGCGGTCACGGTTGCGGCGCTGGCGACCCTCGTGGATGCGGGCAAGCTGGGCTGGGACGACAGGGTGGTCGACCGGCTGCCCGGTTTCCAGATGTATGATAGCTGGGTCACGCGCGAAATGACGGTGCGCGACCTGCTGACTCACCGCAGCGGCCTTGGCCTTGGCGCTGGCGACCTGATGTTCGTTCCGCGCAGCAAGCGGACCCGCGCCCAGATGCTCGAAGGGCTCAAGCACATCAAGCCGGCCACGAGCTTCCGCAGCGGCTATGCCTATGACAATATCCTCTACACGGTTGCCGGCGCGTTGATCGAAGCGGTCAGCGGACAGAGTTACGAAAGCTATGTCCGCGACCATGTGTACAAGCCCGCCGGTTTGCTGACCGCTACCAGCGATGAGCCGGGCCGCCTGGGAACCGTCAATCGCGCCTATCCGCACGGACGGATCAACGGACCCGTTCGTGGACTTGGCGACCTGCAGCTGCTCGACGAAACCGACCAGCTCGGTGCCGCTTCGACCCCGGCGGGGCTGCTGGCGATGAGCGCCAACGACCTTGCCAAGTGGCTGAAGATCCAGCTGTCGCACGGCAAGACCGAGAATGGCGGCCAGCTGTTCAGCGAAGCCTCGTCCGCAGCGATGTGGAATCCGGAAACGATCGAACCGATCGGTCCGGTTCCGCCTGGATTTGAAGCGACCAAGCCGATGTTCAGGGCCTATGCCCTTGGCTGGGAAGTTTCCGAATATGGCGGGGCCAAGATCATTTCGCACTCCGGCGGCGTGTTTGGGTTCATTACGATGGTCGTGCTGATTCCCGAGAAGAATGTTGGCTTCGCAATCACGCTGAACGCGGAAGAAAGCGCCGTTCGGCGCGGCCTGACGAACGAGCTCATCGACCATTATCTCGGGCGTCCATTCGCGGACTGGCCGGCCAAGTATAAAGGCCTGATCACCACGATGCTGACCAACGCCAAGGCAGCAGTGGAAACCAAGGCGGCCGCCCCCGCCAAAGTTGGCCCGTCGCTGTCGCTCGACCGCTACGCCGGCCAATTCAAGGATCCATGGTACGGCAAGATCACCGTGTCGCAGGGCAAGTCCGGCCTCGGCATCAACTTTGACGAAACGCCGCGGATGAGCGGCCCGCTGGTGCACTATCAATATGACACGTTCATCGCTCGCTTCGAGGACAAGGGGATCGAGCCGGCCTATGTCACCTTTGGGATCGACCCCGAAGGCAAGGTCGATCGGATCACGATGAAGCCGGTGTCTCCGACAGCCGATTTCAGCTTTGACTATCAGGATTTGAACTTCACGCCGGTTGCATCGCGCTAA